The proteins below come from a single Bryobacter aggregatus MPL3 genomic window:
- a CDS encoding DUF1475 family protein: MKTALKVLFATIFLWMTVLTIRTSLAVSIWSAWDSYAANPWAVATLYDAYFGFITFWVWVAYKERTFWSRALWLILILCLGNIAMSLYVLIQLFRLKPDQSVEALLQR; this comes from the coding sequence ATGAAGACGGCGCTTAAGGTTCTATTCGCGACGATTTTCCTCTGGATGACAGTGCTCACAATTCGCACGAGTCTGGCGGTTAGTATCTGGAGCGCTTGGGACTCCTATGCCGCCAATCCCTGGGCCGTCGCAACGCTCTACGACGCTTATTTCGGCTTCATCACCTTCTGGGTATGGGTGGCTTACAAAGAACGCACCTTCTGGTCGCGTGCCTTGTGGCTGATCCTGATCCTTTGCTTGGGAAACATCGCGATGTCGCTCTACGTACTCATTCAGCTCTTCCGCCTGAAACCGGATCAATCCGTCGAGGCTCTACTTCAGCGATGA